TCTCCTTGCAGCTCTTTCAAACGTGGCGGCTGCGATCAACAAGAAACATGGAAACGTCACCATCATCGCTGTTGGCGGCGCAGTCAACACCATTTATCTGCAGTCTCGTGAGGCTACGCACGAtgtcgacttcttcaacgacaATCTGACACCTGAAGACTTCGAGCACCTTGTGGCGGGCATCCGGTCTGCAtcaaagaaggacaagacaTTGACTTCAGAGTGGCTCAACAACCGCACTATATTCTTTATCCCAAAGGATAAACAACGAACGCTCTCGCAGCAAGCATATGAACAGCGGGAAGTCATTTTCGAGGAGCCTGGCTTAACTGTACTCGCTGCGCCTTGGGAATATGCATTCTGCTGTAAGATCGATCACCTTTCTGGAGCTGGGTTCCATACTCCTGAGTCATACGATGCGAGCGATGCTGTTGAATATTTGCACCGTTACTTGACCAAGCTGAAGCTTGAAAATATTCCAAAATCAACCGTCCAGGCCTAGTATGCTCAGTTTTCGCTTGAATGGAATGCCAAGATAGACGAAGTTCTTCAGTCTAATAACGATTTATATGTAAAGCGCTTTGGGGTCAAGGCCCCCATCATCTAATGCTTTGCGCACTACAAAACGCAGGTACAAAAGTCATGCCTATAGGCCATCAAGAAACATTGCTAAGTACGAGAAATCAGACTCTCTGTGCTTCCACGATCCGAGGAAATGCCAAACATTGAATCACGCGATAAGGAGCTTGTTCGGTAATATGGCATGTCTTTGCGGTGGCATCTCCGGAGCACCCCCCACTTGTTCCGGCCTACCGGCAGCGGCCGGAAAGAAGAGCGTCAAGGGCGGGGCGGGGCACGGAATTAGAAAAGTCGGGGCCGTTATTGGCCTGCGGGGTTGGGGCTGGCAGTTTTCCACGGCTTCTTGAGATAAGGTAGTCAATGGATTGATCTAATGGATCTTTGGAAGACTTTAGACGCGTTCCGGGAGATTTGCCATATAATTCGGAGTTCCGTCATACCTAAGACTAGAATCTGGTGACAATTGATCGAATTGTCTAATCCATCACAACGGTTCCTCCGAGTCAACCCTTGTAAGAAATGTCCCCAAACAGAAGGATTCCGAGGTGTTTTTAAGGGTCTCTCTGCTGGTTCGATGACAGTGAAGCGAGGTCGGCAGTCGCCGGCGCAGCTCAGCTAAGACAGTTGAGGAAATTTTCCAGTGGCAATCGGTAGCGATTGGGCGATATTATGGGGTCGGGGGTGGATTGATTCCTCTGATTGGGCAGAACAGACTTTCCGAACTTGACCGACCACGCCGCGTGCACATGCGCAAGAAGGAAATCGCTGACGGGCTCAGTTATACCAGCGCTCTCATTGGCAATTGCTGTTCTATCTCAGGTTCTAGTCCCCAACACCCGACCTTTATTATCTTTTCCCTCCCCAACTTCCATCTTGTCTTACTCTGCTCCTTCAGATCCTCTCGATACCCCTTGTCTTACTGTTCGTGATTTGCTTTGTTTCATCTTCCAATCGTCATCCTTCCGACCTGTCCCGCCATCACAAGGACCCCCAGTTGACCGTTGAATTTTTGGCCACCTTACGCCCGAGGCCCGCCATCTGTTTCGCCCTGAAACTTTCGCTCTTCATCCTTACAAAACCAACCATCTTCTGTCCAAACCACCATCAATCGTAATcgccatcatgtctttctcCAGCCTTGTTCAGGACTTGAGCCTTCGCGACTCCAATGGCGCTCGCCGCCCTCAGATCCCCGGCCCCCGCTCATCCGTCTCGACTCTCGATGACCGAGCTTCACACGTCTCGCGTGCTATGTCCTACACCAGCACTGCTGCCACCAGCGTTAGCATTTCCGGCGACATTTCAAGCCAGCTTCATGGTGGTTACTTCCACCCTCTGGCCCGGTCATGGCAGGCCGAGCGCCAACTCACAAAGGTATGTAGCGTAATTGAGCCCTTAGTCACTAAGGCCGAGGTGTCTAACAGGATGTATATAGTCCATGCTCATCTACCCTCTCTTCGTCACCGACGGCGAAGGCGACATGATTCTCGTCCCTTCTCTACCCGGCCAGCACCAGCTCAGCTGTGACAAGCTGATTCCCTTCCTCGAGCCCCTCGTTCATAAGGGCCTCCGCTCTGTTATGCTCTTTGGTGTCCCCATGCAAACTGGTACAAAGGACGCTCTGGGTACCGCCGCTGACGACCCCGAAGGACCTGTCATCAAGGCCATTCAAATCATTCGCCGCCGTTTCCCTCAGCTCTTCATCTGCTGTGATGTCTGTCTTTGCGAGTACACTTCTCATGGCCACTGCGGTATTCTCCGTGATGATGGCAGTCTGAACAACCAGTTGTCTGTCGACCGTATCTCTGATGTCGCCATCGCTTATGCTAAGGCTGGTGCTCACTGCGTAGCTCCTTCAGACATGAACGACGGCCGCATTCGCGCCATCAAGCTTAAACTAATTGAGGAGGGAATCGCCCACAAGACCGTTCTTATGTCATACTCAGCCAAGTTCTCAGGCTGCTTGTATGGCCCCTTCCGAGATGCCGCCGGCTCAGCACCTTCATTTGGTGACCGCAAGTGCTACCAGCTTCCTCCCGGTGGTCGTGGCCTCGCACGACGTGCCATCGTGCGAGATATCAATGAGGGAGCCGATATTATTATGGTGAAGCCTGCTAGTCAGTATCTCGACATTATCAGTGATGCCAAGGATCTGGGTAAAGATCTTCCCGTGGCTGCATACCAGGTCAGTGGTGAGTATGCTATGATACATGCCGGAGCCAAGGCTGGAGTCTTCGATCTCAAGGCAATGGCTTTCGAGTCAACAGAAGGCATTCTTCGAGCTGGCGCTACTATTGTGGTCAGCTACTTCACCCCTGACTTCCTCGACTGGCTCGAAAACTAGGGATTGCAAATTCTACATGTGATACAATGAGATTTATCTTAGGGCGTTGGCAGGTGTTTGGACGAAAATGTGGGCGTTTCATAAATCAAGGAAGGGAACAAGGGATTTGATTATATCACATCAAAAGGGACTATACGAATGGAATCAAGAAGCGCTCGCTAATGAAAGACAATATACATACGAACTTGGTGTTAAATCCAATTGACTTGATGTCACTGATGCTTGTTCATATATGACACCGATAAActcaacaacttcaacaaATATAGCTAGGTAATGGGTTGACAGGACTGCAGGCTGAGTCGACGATCAAGTACAGATTGTATAGCGCGGTGGGCCATGAAAAGGAAATGTAGCGTATCTGTCAGGCTCTACTAATGCTGCTGGGGTTCGGTTTTGGATGAATGGCAAGCACAGATGACGTGTCGTCTGTTCAGCTCATCTGTCAAGATGAGGTCGGCGAGAAACTAGATGGCTGGCAGTGAAGCGTGATAGTGATAGTCGTGTAGATCACAGCACACTTTGAAACCATGGGCAGAAGCAGGTCCACAGGGCGATGTTTGCAAGGTTAGTAGATGCGAGATAGGACCTGGCAAGCTTATATGTTTTACGGTACGAGGTAGTGAGGATTGGTACCTTGTGGTCAGTTAGCTACTTACGGTATTTGGCAGACTGAAGCAGATATAAAATCATCGATGCTGAGGTGTACAGTGCATAACACATCATGCATAGATTCAAAATACGGTATCAAGACGCAACATGAACACTGTCTATTCGCCAGCCCCTATCGTCTACGATGGAAATCTGGGTCCTCTTGTTTTTGTCGTCGTCAGCTGTGAGCTCATGAGGCGCCGTGTTGACGCGCTGGGAGCTCTCCCTTCCCTGAAGCAGAGCCCAGTTTTTCTCCACATGAGAGTCCAGTTGTCGTGTCGGAGAGAGCGAAGAGGAAAACAAGCTTTATTGGTTGTTTCATGTTGACGATTGAGATCGGCCGCAGAGAAGAGGATTTGAGATCGAAGTCAGGACGAACCAACAAACGAACCAACTAGTTTGCCAAGTGTTGATCGACTACGCACCAAGTTAGTATCCTCAATGATGTCTGGGTTCACATAGAGCTCGAATTAGCTGGCCGCATGAGTTATGCTAGAGGTTATGGCTCTTTTACAGTTTAGGATGGTGTCGTGTTTGAGTTACGCTTCACCGGGAATTTAGACGAGCTGTAACGCCGGGAATACTACCTTGTGTGCTGCCGACCAGTCGTCTTAGATGGCAGCTTGAAGTGGCGCAGATGATAGATGATGATGGGCCGTGTGATCATCAGGGCGGATCTCTCATCTTGCGTAACTGAGGATGTGCTGTTCCTCAATGGCTCTGCCGTAAAGTCGAAGCCGCTTAGCCGAGCCAAACATTTATATGCAACCCTTGAAGCTCTGTACTGTTCAGATGAGACAATATCTGGTGCACCGGTGGAATGCCTGCATCACCAGTCTAGATATCCATAGCAGTTGAAAGGGTAGGGGAGGCTATAGTACCTTACGTACGCGCGTTTCCGAGGGAGCATCCCAGTATCTGGAACCCTACATGTTGGAAATAATTGGGCCTGGCGGGATCGTTTGGGCGTTATCATACTTGTGTGGTGGGTCCAAGTTAGAGCGGGTTCGACGTCAGGGCGAAATAATGCatatgaagaagaataataGAGTCGTCGATTTGAAAAATATCTGAGAGTCTATAATTACTGGAGTATGTGCAACAACAATCGAAATATTAAGAAGTCAAGAATAATCCTGCGAAAAAAGGTATGCAGTTAAAGTTATCCAATAGACGGAAATAAAGAAACAGGCAGATTTACAGGGGTAAAAACCTTGGCTTTTTCTTAGCCAATGCTTATTACTTACCTGAATCGACACCAGTTTTAAAATAGATGTCTCACCATGGCGTGGAAAATAAAGGTATCATGGCATTGTCTTTGTAAGCGGCAGCCTTCGGAAACCTCTGTCGTCTTTGATACACATATGATGTTTTAGGTGCGTTTCTTTAAGCCGCATTATCCATCTGCCTACCTTATACAATGATAGAACGTTATGAAATTCTAGCATCTTGACACTTTCTATTTCATGCTTAAACTGATATCTGAGGAAAAAATCGGTTATCGGCATCATATCAAGCACTTGTCATGCAATCATCAACCATCTTTTGCTATAAAAACTCCACAAAGATGCTGCAGATCTCCATTCTTTGCCCCTGGTCCTGACTAGTGTGCGGCTTGAACTGTCGAAGATCGGTAGAATGGTGGGCAATGTGGATATGCATTCATGGCATTTATAACCTGTATTATACTATTATGTATGCATATGAGGAAGCGAAGCAGGGCGTTTCAAGGCGAATGGAGACGTTGAAACACAGCGTGTCTCCAGTGATAGACGTTTGGTTCATGGGACGGTGCGAGTTGATAGGCCGTCTCTGTCCGTTCGTGTGAACATCTGGAGCTGAAGCTGGAACGGGAACTGCAGGTGTCTGTCACTTGTATAGCAGTGACACTGTGAGATACTGTATAACCCTGACTCCCAATCCCAACACTATGTATACCATAGTTTGCCTTTCCTTGtttccttctcttcgtcgtcgtcgtcgtcgtcgtccttTGTTCTCTACATCAACGGCCGTGTTTCTTCAGTACCTACAGAGACTACAAGAGATCCCCTGGTGGCCATCTCTTGGCATCTCTAGTCCTCACTCTCCTCCTCGTTTCCTCCTCCACAGCTGATCTCTCGGCAAACACTCGTCCAGATTTCCTCCAGTTTTTGTTTTACTTTGGTCAAAACTGTTCTATTTGTTTCCTGTACCGGTGATTGAAAGATTATCACACTCCTTCCATTTATGTCATTTTTTGTTCCACGCTTCCACTTGGTAACTCACGCCCTCTTTCCTTCCTACCTTGCGTCCTAGGCCACTTCCTTCCTCGTTTTCCATCTCTGCCATCTCAGGACCGTCCAAAAGATCTCTGAACTTTCAACTATGAGTCGTCATTCTCATTCGATACACTCACTATCTgacgaggagaagatggggTTGCTCGACAACAGGTCTGTCTCCGACGTTGACAGTGACAGTGGTcgagatgatcaagaccACCATCGGCTTCACTTTGAGAAATGGGCCGGCCCCATTCTCGCTCCTGTGGACTACGTTCGTTCAACCCCCTGGAGAGTTTACCTAGTTCGCTTCGCCTGGTTCTTCGTTCCCAGTTATCTACAGGGACGACATGCTCGTGAACAGATTCGACCGACCAAGCTCGCTCCTACAGCCTACCTCGACGGTATGCGAGGTGTTGCCGCCCTTGTCGTCTTGTTCTGTCATTTCTTCTACCAGGCATTCGTCATCGCCAAAGGCTGGGGCTGTGACGATGCCCACTACAACGTCTTGAAGCTACCAATTATCCGATTGTGGTATCAGGGCCCTCCAGCCGTCTGTCTTTTCTTTGTCATCTCAGGATATGCCCTCTCCTATCGAcctctcaagctcatccGGGGTAGGAACACTCAGGACTTCTCGACTACCATGAGTTCTCTAGTGTTCCGACGAGGCATACGTCTATACCTTCCAACCGCCATCTCCACCCTAATGATCGTCTCCTTCATCCGCTTGGGTGTTTACGAATGGACGAGAGAGTTTGCCATGGACCGTACTTTCATGAGGAACGTCAGAGAACCTCATCCTTCGCGTCTCCCTACAAACTATGCTCAGTTCGCAGAATGGGCAAAGGATATGTTCGATTTTGTCCATGTCTTCGGCTGGAAGACCCACGGTGGAAGCACCAGTAAGTCAAATCATCCACTTAAACAAACCCTACTAACCATTCATCTAGACTATGACCAGCATCTGTGGACCATCCCTGTTGAGTTTCGTTGCTCGCTGTATCTCTTCCTCACCCTAATAGCCACTGCTCGACTTCGAAGTCAGTACCGATTCATCACAGTTGCCGGTATAATGCTCTTT
This DNA window, taken from Fusarium oxysporum f. sp. lycopersici 4287 chromosome 7, whole genome shotgun sequence, encodes the following:
- a CDS encoding delta-aminolevulinic acid dehydratase, with amino-acid sequence MSFSSLVQDLSLRDSNGARRPQIPGPRSSVSTLDDRASHVSRAMSYTSTAATSVSISGDISSQLHGGYFHPLARSWQAERQLTKSMLIYPLFVTDGEGDMILVPSLPGQHQLSCDKLIPFLEPLVHKGLRSVMLFGVPMQTGTKDALGTAADDPEGPVIKAIQIIRRRFPQLFICCDVCLCEYTSHGHCGILRDDGSLNNQLSVDRISDVAIAYAKAGAHCVAPSDMNDGRIRAIKLKLIEEGIAHKTVLMSYSAKFSGCLYGPFRDAAGSAPSFGDRKCYQLPPGGRGLARRAIVRDINEGADIIMVKPASQYLDIISDAKDLGKDLPVAAYQVSGEYAMIHAGAKAGVFDLKAMAFESTEGILRAGATIVVSYFTPDFLDWLEN